Part of the Metarhizium brunneum chromosome 6, complete sequence genome is shown below.
TCTTTACACCCCGCTGATGAGGTAGGAAAAACAACAGTGATGAAAAACCCACCTTTCGGATATCCTTGTTGCGGACCTTGCAGATCTGCTGGATGTCGGCAGCGCTCTGCGACACGCGCTCCAGAGAGTTGCCAGACAGGACGAGCTCATCCTTCTGGTTCTTGGACAGCTCGACGTCGACACCCTCCTGCATGACGACCCGGCGGACAATCTTCTCGCCGATGAAGTTTCGGATTTCGACTTCCCATAGCCCGGTGTCGTTGCTCTTATCCAGGTTGACGTTGATGGGAAAATGAGCATAAACGTATCGCATTTTATACTTGAAACCTTTGGTGACACCGATTACCATGTTCTGGATGATCGATCGGACGGTACGCAGCGTGGCGACATTCTTACGGTTGCCGTGGTGGATCTCGATCGAGATGGTGTTCTTCTTGGGGTGGCCGAAGTTGACGGCCAAGTGGCcgaggtccttgacgagctTGCCTATTCGTGTATGTCAGAAAAGGTCCTTGGCTGATGGggtggctttttttttcacagAAGGCCATGTCGCTGTTAGTGTGTCGTACCTCGGGGACCCTCGACGGTCACGATTCTC
Proteins encoded:
- the RPL9B gene encoding 60S ribosomal protein uL6; the protein is MKYIHSQEILEIPEGVKVAIKTRIVTVEGPRGKLVKDLGHLAVNFGHPKKNTISIEIHHGNRKNVATLRTVRSIIQNMVIGVTKGFKYKMRYVYAHFPINVNLDKSNDTGLWEVEIRNFIGEKIVRRVVMQEGVDVELSKNQKDELVLSGNSLERVSQSAADIQQICKVRNKDIRKFLDGLYVSEKGNVVEE